Below is a genomic region from Paenibacillus pabuli.
AAGCGCTGTAATTTTTCCTTGGGGAATTTGAATATTCAGATCTTCAACAATCAGTCTTTCCTCATAAGCGATATCCAGCTTGGACGTCTCCAGACGAAACATGCGATCATCCCTCTCTCATTTATCCCGGTTATGTATTCCGGCTATCGATAACGAAAACGAATTTATATGTTCAGCGTATTTCCGGCGCAACAAATCTTCTATAACAAAGATACTGATAATCATTATCATTTGTCAATAAGAAATACCAAACTTCTTGCTTGTTTGGAGCGATTATATAGCAGTTTAGAGGACTTTCCGATCGGAATTCATCTCATTTATATGAGAGCTTTTCTCAACGTATACGTGCAGTTGGTCCCTGTTGGGGATTGTCCAAGAATGATGAATCCAGATTTTGTGTCTGATTTGTGAACTTAAGAAAGAATCTACTCTTCTTTCTGCATCAGAGCTTGGGAAGCACTTAGAATCATCTTCTTCTCGTCCTCATAACCTGACTGTCCGCCCTCAAAATAGGCATGCAGCACAATGTTGGCTTCTGATCCATCCATCTTTTCGAGCTGTGCTTGAGTCAGTGTTATTTCATACGGTTCCGTGTACCAATCCTCATTCGTCAATTCCGTTGTGAGACCTATATTCGTTGTTGTTCTTGGAGGTAAAATCGACTCCCCGTTTGCCTGTATATCCACCATAAACACTTGTTTGGAGTGAGCAATCGTATGGCTCGTATCCCTCCCCATATACTTCATCCCTGAGTGAAACATATACGTGTTCTCACCTGCCGGTTGAACGACCAATCGAAGCAGGTATTCCCCAACTTGTTTCGTTGCGGTCACTGAGCCCCCATCTTCTAACTGAATGTGATCTGGCTGAGCATCCCTGCTTGCATCATTCGAACAACCAAAGAGTACAATGCACATCATCAATATAAAATATGAACGCATTATGGTCCCCTGCTTTCCTTCGGTTTTGGTTTTGGAATTGGCCCCTCTATTGTCAGACACCTCAGGAAACCGGAAAGTTGCATGATTTGTATCATCTCATCAAATAAGATCGTCCTTAAAGGATTGGGAGCAGGAAAAGTCAAAAAAAAGATGACCCCGATTTATAATCGAAGGTCATCCTGCAATGATTTCATTTTGGTTAAAAACAAATCATAACGGTCCTACAGCTTAGGCTCTGGCACCAATTGGATAACCATTGTGCCGCTCTGGACACTTACGATATCTTCCGGAATAACCTCATCAGGCAGCGGCACTTGCTGACCGTAAGGATACAGACGATCCGCCTCAGCAGCCGTCAATGCTGTTGAAGAAGACGAGCCTGATCCCCCTGAGTTGACAGAGGAATCGGATGATGGGGTACCTGTCCCCCCCTCGGGGTCTTCATCCCCTTGCGCAGAGCCGGAAGCTCCACTCGCCTCAGTGCCTGCCGCTGAATCTTCAGCAGAGTCATCTGCCGTACTCGATTCTGTCCCCTGAACGGACTCCTCACCCTGCAGATCGTCATTCACCGATCCGGTGGACGGTTCCCCATCGGCTTCCTCCGTAGAGGTTGTATCTTCTGCTGATCCTGCCGTATCCGGGTCCTCATTCCGGTTAAAACTCTCCCAGTCCGATGTGCCATCCATCTCTAGCGTCGTGCCATCCTGCAAGGTTAATTCAAGCGGGCCAGGCAGTAACGCATTGCTGTCCGCTTCATTCCTGAAACGGATCACCAATTGTGCTTCGGTCTTCGTGCCATCCACCTCGGTTGCCGCTATGACATAAGCAATCTGCTCAGCTAACTGCACCTCGGGCTCTGCTGGAACCACGGGCTCCTGTGTCGATGGCGGTGCCGCTTCTGGTGCTTCCGTTTTATTCACTGTCAGGGCATACGTAACCACAGTAATACCCAGGAGCAGAATGACGATAACCGATCCTAGAAAAAGATTTTTCCTTTTGCCTGTCAGCATGCGCACAAGCGGTGATGAGAGTTCGTTCTTGGCCCGGTCATAAACCGGCTTCATCGTTCTACTCGCTCTCGTATAATATGGCTTGAATGCCGACTTGGACTTAAAGGCTTCACGGTCATGATCTTTGAAATAGGCTACAATGGCATCTGAATACGCTTTGCTCGCTTGGGAACTCCGCATGAACAACCTTTGGTTCCCCGACCATTCGAAAAATGAATACAATACTTCTTTCCCGTCAGCGCTGCTGCGGACAAACTCAATCAGCCCTGCATAGTCCAGCTTGCTGCCGTTTCCTCCCCGGTAGAAAGCCAGCGGCAGTGCCTCATATGCAGGTGTCCCCGGTTGATCCCGCAGTTCCCCTGCGAGCCATCTGCGGACCCAACGCTGAAGTTCATTCCGTTCCGCATGACTAAGTGATTCAAGCACCTCTTCTTCACGGTCTTCGCCGCTCAGCCATGCTCTGGCTGCCAGCATCATGTTTGTACGAGCCGTTACATCCTGCCCCTGACGCGCCGCCCAATCACGTACCTCGCTGTCATGCAGCAAAATATCAATGCTGAGTAGCTGCTCACGATTCACCCGTTCCAGATCAAGATCCTGAATCAAAAACAGGTTGATGACATAAGCCAGCTTGTCGGCCAGACGTGTCAGTTCTTCCTGATATGTGGATAGTCCCGCTGACTTAGCTCCACTTGAAGGGCTGGATCGGGTTACCGTCTGAGACTGTCCAATTCGGGCCTTAATTCCCTCGCCCACGAGCATGTCAGATGAAACCCGGTCCAGCACACTCACACGCTTGAGTGCTTCACTCGCAGCATGGACTGGATTCGGCGCAGAACATAATCGTTCACGCAGCTCCGTCGCTGTCCGTTCGAGCAGGAAGCTGTTGTGCACCGCGGACGTATGCGTAGTTACCCAGCGTTCGATCACACTTATAACATCTGAAGCGGTCTCGGTGCGTTTCAGCTGATTGTCCAGATAAGGTTCAAACAGCAGTTCTGTCAGTGATTCATTGGCCAGAACCTTATCAAAGAAGGCACGACTCAGCCCGGAATCTCGATCCAGCAGATTATACAATTCCTGTACGGCCCTCATCCGCTTCTGAGACCTGGCATTGTTCAACGCATAGATGAAATAATCCACGATGCGGGATTGGACGACAGGCGCAGCGACGCGGAAATATTCCGCGATGCGTGAGGCGACCGCCTCTTCAGGTACGTTCTCTCTTTTGACGCTGTCCAGTTCCCGGCTGAGCAGAGTGAGAAACAGTTCATTCAAGCGGGAACGTCGCTGTACGCCACCTTCGGGTTTCAGATAGGTCAGCAGCCCGCTCAGGACCCCGCCCTTATCATTCAAGTAGAGTTCTTCCATCCCTTGCTCAAGACGATAAAACATGGACAGTTCCCCATATGCCTGGATGGAAAGCTCCCGCCCCGGTTCTGTGCCGGACAGCATCTCGTCTGCAAAGGTATAAAAGGCATCTGCCGCAATCGGATCCTGCAAAAGCGACCAGGCAAACTCCGCATAGGGAAGCTGGGCAACCGACACATCCGCATGGGAAACCCTGCCCGTAGCCAAGTCGAAGGTGAAGTCCTTTTCCGTATTTCGATCTTTGGGACGGAGCGTACCCCGCTCTACAAACTGAAGATGGACTCCCTTTTTGGCCTGTGGCTCCTTGGCAAATGTCATGAAGCCAAGCTGCCGCCTGAACGCATAAGGCAGCGCTGCATAGAGGAGGCGAAGCAGTTCCTTGGCTCCGGCAGAGATCTCCTCGGCAGGCAGGTCGAGTGCAATGTATACCTTCCGCCGGGTCGCTACAGCCTGCATGACGGCGTAGAGCAGGCGTTTGAAGAGCGTCTCGTTCATTTTCAGTGCAGCCAGCATATCAGCTGGCGCTACAGAACGGACACTCGTGCCTGCTCCTGCTCCAGTGGCAGCCTCTCGGCCATTCAGTGGTGCACCCGGCAATTCCGTCAGGGCCGGCAATACCGTGCCTTGTTCGATGTCATATGACGTGGCGAACACGGCATCCAGCCAATTTCCCTGCTTCATCTGTTCCTCGGATCGTTCCGGAGACAGGACATAGTTGTGTGCAAAAAAGGCGCTGCGCAGCCCGGTAAAATCAGCAGACTGGTACACATTTTGACCAAGGATGGTCTCCCCGCTTTCCAGATGAATCAGATGAATGGATGGTGGGAATTTCGCCTGGTCCTTCTCACTGCGGCCTGATAACTCCGCTGGCGCGTCATAGACGCAGTAGGGATGAAGTATTTTTTTGATAAAAGAAGGGTCCAGTCCCGGCGATGCCGCAACTGTATCGAACCCCTCCGTCGTGCGAAACACCCCGCGCCGCTCTCTTGTGTACATCTGCTGTTCAATGGGCGGGGTCATGGAAGAACGCATCATCCCACTCTCCCCTCAATGTACTTCAGCTTGTACAGCAGCCACAGAAACGGCTCGTCCACACGAATGGGACTCACAACGCCCTGCAGCTTCATATCCACCGGATTGCTGCCCAGCGCAGATACCGCGAAATAGGCCGTATCCTTGAAGTACACATCCATCGTGCCCTTGAACGGACGATCCACCTTCTCGATAAAGCGCCGAATCTCCCCGTCGATATTCTCAAATTCGGTCAGATCAAACCAGTCGCGGTGTACCATATTGCGGAATACATTGCTGTTGGATTTGATATAATCCCCCTCTTCATCCTTGAGGGAATGCAGCATGTCGCTTTTGGTAAGTACAACGGCTGTAGGAATATCCGTCTTGGCTTTATCCTGATAAGCGATAAAATCACCGAACAGGGTCAGCACAACATCGCGTGGTTCATCATAGCGCGGCGTCCACTCGCCCGGCTCGTTGCCAAGGTTAATGCGGATCTTGTCCCGAATGGACCGAATCTGGAGCGGATCCACCATAAACAGAATGCCAGCTGAGTTCTTAATATGCTGACCATGCAGACCCAGATAATCCTGCTCCACCATACCTTCACCCGCCACATCAAAAAAGACCAGTGTCAGCGGTGCCTTATCTTCATCCTTAAATACGAATTGAAAAATAAACGGCTCCTGCAGCTTCTCCTTCTGCGTGGAATCCAGCAGATCTCCGCGCTCGAACAGCGGTTCTTCGTAATCTGCGCGGAACCTGCGGCTAATCTCCGCATTCAGCGGCATGCACGCCGCATCAAAATGGTCAGCCGTATAATGCTGGAGGGTATGAATCAGCGAAGTCATATACACCGATTTTCCCACCTGAGATGCCCCAATAATGGAAATGATATTGCTTGGCGCCTTACCTGCCGTTACCGGCAGCTCATTATGACAATGCGGGCACAACCGGCGCCGCGTAACGACACCATACCGGTCATTCAGTCCCATCACAATGTTATCCGAATAAATGCGATGTTCTTCAGGCACATCATGCGGAGCCAGAACGGCTTCCATATCGAATACCGTGTCCAGCCCAAATCGTTCGCGATACCGATTGAGCTTCGCATCTTCCCCCAGTGCATAATCCTCATCGTCATCCCGGTGATGCGCAGCCCGGAACACCACTTCTTCAGGCGAAAACTTACTGAAACAATACGGACAGACAATATCGTAAAACAGCGGCCGTTCTACGGGCTGTTGTTT
It encodes:
- a CDS encoding TRAFAC clade GTPase domain-containing protein, with the translated sequence MSFFSRFLKKQQPVERPLFYDIVCPYCFSKFSPEEVVFRAAHHRDDDEDYALGEDAKLNRYRERFGLDTVFDMEAVLAPHDVPEEHRIYSDNIVMGLNDRYGVVTRRRLCPHCHNELPVTAGKAPSNIISIIGASQVGKSVYMTSLIHTLQHYTADHFDAACMPLNAEISRRFRADYEEPLFERGDLLDSTQKEKLQEPFIFQFVFKDEDKAPLTLVFFDVAGEGMVEQDYLGLHGQHIKNSAGILFMVDPLQIRSIRDKIRINLGNEPGEWTPRYDEPRDVVLTLFGDFIAYQDKAKTDIPTAVVLTKSDMLHSLKDEEGDYIKSNSNVFRNMVHRDWFDLTEFENIDGEIRRFIEKVDRPFKGTMDVYFKDTAYFAVSALGSNPVDMKLQGVVSPIRVDEPFLWLLYKLKYIEGRVG